Genomic DNA from Acetilactobacillus jinshanensis:
GGTTGTCAATTGCTCGAACCGTGCTGAAACCGGCTGATGTTTACATCTTTGATGATTCGTTCTCGGCACTGGATTTTGCGACCGATGCTAAGGTCCGTGAAAATCTTTATCGTGATCCGCGGATTCAACGTGCCGTTACCGTTATCGTTGCCCAGCGTGTTTCGACCATTATGGATGCTGATCTAATTCTGGTTCTCCATCATGGCCAGATCGTTGGCAAGGGTAACCATAAAGAATTAATGAAGAATAATAAGTTCTATCGTTCAATTTACAATTCGCAGATCAAAAAGGGGGCCGCTAAATAATGACTAAACCAAGACGTCAACGCCGGGCTACGCATTTCTGGCGGACTACCTGGCGATTAACGAAATATATGGCACCGTGGAAGTGGCCAATGGCATTAGCCGCATTCGCGATTATGGTTTCGATGTTCTTACAGATTATTGCCCCCAGTATCTTAGGGGATGCCACGACGGTTATTTATAGTGGGATCAAGAAGGGCCATCATCTTAGAATGCTTGGTCACTCCGTTCCGACGTTGCCGATTGACTACACCAAAGTTGGTCATATCCTAATGATTGTGGCGGTGATGTACGCAATTGCGGTCCTGAACAGTATCATTGAACAGATTATTATTAATTATGTATCCCAAAAGGCCGTTTACAGTTTACGCCGTGACTTTAAACGCAAGTTGGAGTACTTACCGGTCTCGTTCTACGATACCCATGACAACGGGGACATTATGTCCCGTGCCATCAACGATATGGATGATATTTCAACGATGATTCAGAGTAACGTTACCCAGTTTCTGATCAGTATCATCATGTTCGTCGGGGTTCTGTTTATGATGTTCAAGGTCAGTTTTACCCTGACACTAGTTGCATTATGCACGATCCCACTTAGCGGAATCGTGGTTTGGATCGTCGTTCCGAAGTCCCAGCAATACTTCATTAATCAGCAGTATCACTTGGGTCTTCTGAATAACCAGGTCGAAGAAAACTTTGCTGGTCATGACGTCATCAAGACGTTCAACCGTGAAGATACCGTTGTTAATCACTTTAAGAAAGAAAATGAGCGCTACTACCAATCCGCATGGCGTGCTCAATTCTATTCGATCTTTATGTTCCCGATTACGATCTTCATCAAGAACTTGGATTACGTTTTCGTTGCCATTATCGGTGGGATTGAAGTTATCAACGGTTCGTTGCCAATTGGTAACGTCCAGGCCTTTCTTCAATACACCAATATGTTTTCTGAACCGATCACTCAGTTAGCTAACCTGACCAGTACAATTCAGTACACCATTGCGTCAGCCGAACGTATCTTTCAGATTTTAGATGAACCTGAAATGTCGACAAAACAGCGTGACATTCCGGATGATAAGACCGGGGATGTCGTTGATTTCCAGCACGTTAACTTCAGGTACTTACCTGACCGACCGCTAATTCATAACTTTAATTTGGCGGTAAAACCGGGCAGTACGATTGCAATCGTTGGTCCGACTGGCGCTGGTAAGTCAACCATGATTAACCTCTTAGAGCACTTTTATGACGTTGATTCGGGACACATTCGGATTAACGGTGTTGATACCCGTAACATGACCCGGCCACAGCTTCGTAAAAACATGGCGATGGTTTTACAGGCAACCTGGCTCTTTAAGGGCACCGTTTTTGACAACATTAAGTACGGTAATTTACATGCTACAAAGCAGGACGTCTATAAAGCCGCAAAATTGAGTCATGCTGACGATTTCATCAGTCGCTTACCAGATGGTTATCAAACCGAGTTAAATGAGAATGCGACCAATATTTCCCAAGGTCAGCGACAGTTGTTGACGATTGCCCGAGCATTTATCGCTAATCCGAAGATCATGATTCTGGATGAAGCCACCAGTTCCGTTGATACCAAGACTGAATCCATGATCCAAGAAGCTATGGAACGCTTGGTTCAGAACCGAACCAGCTTCGTCATTGCCCATCGATTGTCAACGATTCAAAATGCCGATGACATTATCGTTATGAACCATGGTCACATCGTTGAAACTGGGACTCATAACGAACTGTTGAAGAAGCATGGCTTTTACTACAGGCTGTACAACTCACAGTTCGCTGGTGTACATTAATTTTGAAATTAAAAATAATTATAAAAAGAGTCGATTTTTTAAAATCGACTCTTTTTTGGACTTGCGAGAATCCTAACGCGTTTGTTAAAATGCAACCAATCCGATTTTTAAGGAGTTTTGTTTTTATGAAATTAAATTTAAGAAAAATGGTTACCGTATCAGCAGCCGCTTTGATGCTAGCTGGTGTTGGCGCATCCGCTACTAATGCTGGTACATCAGTTCACGCTAGTCGTCGAATCGTTCGAATGAGTAGCTTACGCATCCATGAAAATCGTTTAGTTCGCCAGGTAAATCATGATAAAGCACAATTTAATCGTGATAATTCTCAGCTTAAACAAGTTAAGCGGGAAATTGCTCGTTTAAGCCCGAAATCTAATAAGAAGGGTAAACGATCAAAGAAGTCTGTAAGACGGAATAAGAGAGCTAAAAAGGGCATTAAAAAGAATAATCGTCGTGTAAAGCATGCTAAAAATGTAAAGAAAAATACTGCCAAGCAACAACCCAAAGTAACAACGTATCGTACTCACATTGTTTTGAATAACAAGGTTTACACTGCTGAAATTATTTCTAATGGTAAAATTGGACAGGTTGTCCCAAGAACCGCTAAGTACGTTGGCACTATGAAAGCTTATGCCAAGAAATATACTAAGCCATTCTTAGCTGCTCGAAACGCGGTTAATGCAAATATGATTCAGTTTAAGAAGACTCATAATATGAAATATTATAAAAATGCTTTAAAGGCTAATCAGAGTCTTCGCAGTATGGCTGTAACACCTGTAAATGCAAGTCAACCTGCTAAAAAGTAATTTATGAAATTGATATTTATGAGAAGTCTGATTTTTCATCAGACTTTTTCTTTTGTCCTAATAACCAAAAAGCGCCCTGAAATTAATCAGAGCGCTTTTCATATAACACTAAAAATGGATTAAATTGCTTTCTTATCAGATTTTTGAACGACTGGCATGAACTGATAACCTGGCTTAATTCCACGCCAAGCCTTCTTCCAGTAATACTGACGAGAATTTTCAACGACGTTCAGCATGTCAATGATTCGATGATTATGCTGTTCGTTAGCTAACAAATTACGAAGATATGCAATCACAACGTCTTTTGGAATTACTCTTAACATGGAATATCGCCATCCTTTAATTTGTTTTCTTATTCTTTGTACACGTTCATAATATAATACAAATGTAACATTTGAATAAGATTTTGCCCGAAAAAGTTATCATTTGAAAACTGGATCGGGTGTGTGTTACTTTGACAATATATCGTGAATTGGGAGGCATTGCAATGGTTGATAAACAATCTTTAGACTATTTAGATCAGAGTATCGATGATTTATCCAGAGCCTCTAGTAAACTATATTTAGCCGAACAAAACATTAAAAACGAAAACGATAATGATGATAACGAAGTGCTTTTGGAATTCATTGATAATATCTACACCAACGTCATGGAATCGATGCACGAACTAAAAGCTAAGCAGCATTTATACAAAAAATATCCGAATAGTTAATTTGAATTTATAAATTATCAGCTCCGCTGACGGCTAATGTTGGTGGAGTTTTTTTAATGCCTTTATAAAATAAAATAGAAACCTTATTTAATAAAATATTAAATTTATTTCCAAATGTCTTGACATCTCGTCTCATGATGATTAAGTTATTAAGTGTAAATTGATATTGATCGTTAAACGTCATTTCAGTAGAGTTACGGCTTGAACGTCAGAGAACCGGTGGTTGCTGTGAACCGGGCAGGGTCGTAATTCAAAATACGGTGACACAATAATGTTTCGGAATTAATTGAACCGTTATCATCAATTTAAGTGAGCATTTACCTACTAAAATGGGTGGTACCGCGGTTTTGAAAGTAAAAGTCGTCCCAGTTATTTCAAAAAGAAATAATTGAGACGACTTTTTTGTTTGTCTGAATAACGAAAGGATTTTAATCATGTTTAAGAATTTGAGTTTGACACTTTATCAGGGCGTATATCTGTATCGATATTATACGAATACGATATATGCCTGTGTGAATTGAAGTTTTAATGGTTCACACAGGGGCAGACCCGGCTGTGTGAACTTGACGTTAAACAGGATTTAATGAAGACGATGCTCACAGCTATTCGGTAATAGTTGTGAGCTTTTTGTTTCCCATTCCCGCAGTGAATCACCAACTGCGGGAACCACATATAATTAATCACCTCGTTCTGTGTAGTTCTGGTTAGGATCCAGAGCTACACAATACATATTTTGAAGTTAAAGATTATTAAAAATTATTTTTGGAGGTAACATTTATGATTATTCAATTTAAACCTAATCAAGAAAAAATGATTGCTGAAGTTAAGAAACATTTTGCTGGCAAGACCCAGGTTTTCGTCCATAAGAACAACGTTGGTTTAGTTGGCGTTCAACCAGGTGATTTAACCGATACCGAAAAGGGCGCAGCTAAGAAAGTCATTATGAACCATCCTCGTGCCATTCAAGGCAGTCGCTTATTCCATCCCGAAGATACTGTCATCAAGACCAAAAACAGCATTATCAGTGACAGCACTTTTACCTTAATGGCTGGTCCGTGTTCAGTTGATGACCACGCTCGAACCTTACGTTTAGCTAAGGCTACGCATGCTGCCGGTGCGACCGTTTTACGTGGTGGTGCTTTTAAGCCGCGGACTTCACCATACTCATTTCAAGGCATGGGTGAAACCGGTTTGAAGTACTTACGTGAAGCCGCTGATAAGAACCACATGGACGTCATCACCGAAGTTATGGATCCGGAACACGTCCCAATGGTCGGCAAATACACTGATATCTTCCAAATCGGTGCCCGTAACATGCAGAACTTCTCGTTATTACGTGCCGTTGGTAAAACTCGTAAACCGGTCATGCTAAAGCGTGGGATGTGCTCAACGATCGATGATTTATTGAACGCTTCTGAATACATTGCCGCCGGTGGTAACCATCAGATCATGTTATGTGAACGTGGGATCAGAACTTTTGATAATAAATACACGCGTAATACCCTAGATGTAGGCGCAATTCCGGTCTTAAAGAAATTAACTCATTACCCAGTCATCTTAGATCCAAGTCATGCCGCTGGACATACGGATATCGTAATGCATGAAGCAATGGCCGGAGCTGCGATCGGTGCTGACGGTCTAATGATCGAAGTTCATGATGATCCGAAGCACGCTTTATCAGATGGTCCTCAAGCATTATTACCGAGTCAATTTAAAGAAGTTGCTAAGAATGCCGTTGAAATTCATGACATTGTTAAATAATTGAGGGTGCGCAAGTATGAAGATTTTGAACGTTAAAACGCCGGATGGCGATTACAATATTTTGATTCATCATGGTTTACTGTTAAAAGTCGGTGAATTAGTTAGTGAACGCTGGAAGAAACGTAAGATTGCGTTGATTTCCGATGATAACGTTGCGCCACTGTACATGGCCGACGTGAAAAAACAATTGGAAGCCCATGACTTTAAAGTCTTTACGTTCGTGGTTCCTCATGGTGAACAGTCTAAGTGTTTAGCTGAACTTGCTAAGATCATTAAGGGGATGGCTCACGATCGCTTTAACCGCAGTGATGGTGTCATTGCCCTTGGTGGCGGTGTCGTCGGTGATTTGGCCGGCTTTGTATCCGCCACTTACATGCGTGGCATTGATTTAATTCAGATTCCAACGTCCTTCTTGGCTCAGGTTGATAGTTCCGTCGGTGGTAAGACCGCGATCGATTTAGATGACGTGAAAAATTTGATCGGCAGTTTTCACCAACCTGATTTGGTCATCATTGACCCTAATGATTTAAAGACATTACCTAAACGTGATCTAGTCGAAGGCTATGGTGAAACGTTGAAGGTCGCCGCTTTGAACGGTGGTGCCTTCTGGAAATTCGTCCAGAAAGTTAATCAGCCAAGTGACCTATTAAAGTACGCTAGTCAATTAATTGAATTTGCCATTAAGTTTAAAGCAATTGTCGTTAGTCATGATGAAAAGGAATCCGGTGAACGGCAGATTTTGAACTTGGGCCACACGATTGGTCACGGAGTTGAAGCCTTGGCTCACGGTAAGTTACGCCATGGTGAAGCCGTTAGTATCGGTTTAGTTGCGATCTGCCGAATTTTTGAAAGTCATCAGCTTTCACTAAAAGGGATGACTGATCAGATCAAACACCGTTTATCCGTCGTTGGTTTACCAATTCACTCCAAGTTAGTTGCCAGTCCGCACCTGATTGACAAGATCAAGAACGATAAGAAGAACCGTGATGGTTACATGAACGTAATCTACCTAAAGGACTTTGGTCATCCCGTTATCAAAGCCTTATCGATTAGTCAAATCAACCAGAGTATACAGGGCTTAGTTAAGGCTCATCCGGACGTGTATTAGTTATGAAATCGCTTCAAGTTAACAATTTAACCCTGAGCAGCTCCGCACCCAAGATTGCGGTGTCGATCGTCGCTAAAGATTTAAAAAGTCTTACTCAACAATTACAACAAATTTCGGTTGTAAAGCCGGATTTGGTGGAATGGCGGATTGATTCCTTAACTCAAATGCCAGATCAGGATACAGTTCAAACGTGGTTGAAAAAGATTCATGAACAAATTACACCCATGCCATTAATTGCCACCTTTAGAACGCCAGGTGATGGTGGAAACATGCGCGCTAGTGAGGATCAGTATTTTAAATTATTAAGAATTCTGTCGGTCAATCCATTAATTAATATCCTGGACGTTGAACTTCATCACGATCAAAAACGAGTCTCATCGATTGTGAAGCGAGCCCATCAGCATGGAATTAAAATCATCATGAGTAACCACGACTTTAAAAAAGTACCCGCCAATTTAGCAATCCTTGATCGAATGCATCGCATGCAGAAGTTATATGCAGACATCGCTAAAGTAGCGGTGATGCCACAGAGTAAGACCGACGTGATGCGGTTCATGCAAACGTCACTGAAAGCTGATCAGTGCTTAGACATCCCCATCGTCACAATGGCGATGGGTGACCTCGGCAAGCTGACCCGAATTGCTGGATCGTTGACCGGCTCGGTAATCACCTTTGGTAGTATGAACACTCATATTGGTTCGGCACCTGGTCAGATTTCGGTTCCGACGTTACGAAAAGTATTGAAATTATTTAGTAAATAAAAAAGAAACAATTTACTTTGATTTAATAATAATTTTCATTAAAGTGTTGACAAGCCATACCTAGACGATTATATTATTAAGTGTAAATTGATATTGATCGTTAAGTGTCATTTCAGTAAAGTTATGACTTGTAAGTCAGAGAACCGGTGGTCTGTTGTGAACCGGGCAGGGTCATAATTCAAAATACGGTGACACAATAATGTTTCGGAATTAATTGAACCGTTATCATCAATCTAAGTGAGTAGTTACCTACTAAAATGGGTGGTACCGCGGTTTTTAAGATTAAAAGTCGTCCCAATTATTTTGAAAAGAGATAATTGAGACGACTTTTTTGTTTATATTCATAATTAATTTAAAGGAGTGAAATTTGATAATGCTTAGTTTAATGCGTCCGCTGTTACAGCGGTCTTCACATACTTATTATTCAGGCTTGTATCGATTTTATTATTATTTTTATTTTGGTACATGCCTGTGCGAATGAGAAGCATTATTGAATGCGGAATTTCACACAGGGGACAACTCGGCTGTGTGGAATTTCATCACTTGATAATTAATTCAAGTCAATTAATTAGGGGTGCCTCGCAGCTGAGAAAGTTGTGAGGTATTTTAGTTTGATTTGAATTTAATTAATAGGAGTATTTGATTTATGAAAACGAAAAATTTCCGATTGAAATTAGGTTTATTCCTTAACTACTTGGTCCATGGTTGTGGCCTGATCATCTTAACCCAAAATCTGGATAGTTTGGCTAAGAACTGGCACAGTACTTTAGCCACAGCTTCATTTATTCTGTCCGGCTTAGGGATTGGCCGAATTTTAGCTTACTTGATCATGGGCTACATTTCCGATAAGTTCAGCCGTAAATTAACGCTGATGATCGGGATGTTCACTTACCTGATCTTCTTCGTGGTAACACCGCTTAACCATAGTTTGGTAATTGCCTATGGCTTGGCAATTCTAGCCGGGATCGCTAATTCCGCTTTGGATTCTGCTACTTACCCGTTATTTACTGAATTGGGCTCCAAGAGCAGTTCTGATAACATCCTGATCAAAGCCTTTATGTCAGTCGGTGAATTTTCCTTACCGTTACTGATTATTTTCCTGAACGCTCATCAGTTATGGTTCGGTCTTTCATTCTTATTCCCAACCGTCTTCTTAGTATTCAACATCTTTAACATCATTACGTTGAAGTTTCCTAACGTTAAAAAGACCGAACAGGTTCAGAGTAAGAGCAGTGTTAAATTAAATAAGTTCAGTAAAACTTTAGTAACCGCAGCTTTACTGGTCTACGGTTACACGTCAATGGGGATTATGATTTGGTTCACCCAGTGGATCACGATCTTCGCTAAAAAGATCCAGTTCAGTGATTGGGTATCACATTTCCTGTTATCAGCTTACAGTGTTGGTTCGATCGTTGGTGTCATCACGACGTTCTTAGTAATGCGTCACTTTAACGTTCGAAACGGTTGGTTCCTGTTATCTAACCTGATTGGGACGGTTGCTTTGATCATCGTTATCATTAGTCGAATCCCAGCCATTTCCATGGTTGCCTCAATCGTCTTTGGTTTCAGTGTTGCCGGTGGTTTGATGCAGATCGCCTTAAACATTCTGTTATCAATCTTCCCAAAGCATAAGGGAATCTTTACCGCCATTTACTTTATCTTCGGTAGTATTGCTTCGTTTACCGTCCCGATTATTACCGGTAAGTTCATCGGCCTCGGTACCCAGAACATTTTAGATGGTGACGTCATCATGGGCTTACTTGGAATTATCTCAGCAATCATTGTCTTCCTGTTATTCCCAAAGACCTCGTCACTTAATCAGGCCCGCTTAGAAATCAATTCAATTGACAATCGCCTAACGAAGTTATTAAATAAACGGTTTGCTACCGTTCACTTTGTTGGCCAGCTGAAAAAGCAGCAGCACCTTGCCACTGAAGATAAAGGTCGTGAAGCTCAGGTCCTGAAAGGAATCGGCAAGATGAGTAAACCGCAGGCCATCAGCCCATATAATCAAGCGATCGTTCAGAACATTATGAATAATTCCAAGAAGTACGAAGATTTCTTGAAAAAGAATAAAAACAATAAGTAATTAATTGAAAGGAAATTACGATGAATTTTATTACCGCTGGAGAATCACACGGTCCGGAATTAACCGGGATTATTGAAGGTATTCCGTCCGGTCTGCATATCGACGTTGACGAAATTAATCGAGCCCTGCGTTCACGACAGGGCGGTTATGGCCGTGGTAACCGTCAGAAGATCGAACATGATAAAGTCATTATCACTGGTGGGGTTCGTCATCAGATGACGATCGGTTCACCAATTGCCTTACGGATTAAGAATATAGATCATAAACACTGGTCATACATCATGGATCCCAATACGCCAGCCAATTCATTTAATACCCTACGTCGAGTAACGCGACCACGACCGGGTCATGCCGATCTAGCCGGTGCCATGAAATATAATCACCGTGACATGCGAAACGTACTGGAACGTTCGTCAGCTCGTGAAACGGCAATGCGAGTCGCCATTGGTAATATCTGTGAACAATTGCTTAAGGCCTTAGGAATTACGGTCGTCGGCTATGTTCAGTCAGTTGGTAAGATCCAGGCTGACTCCAAAATGCCGTTAAACGTTAAGGAAATTCGTGGTTTGATCAAAAATGACATGCGGGTCATCGATGCCGATAAGGTCGAACCGTTACACAAGATGATCTATAAGACTCGTTGGGCCGGTGATACCTTAGGCGGTGTCATTCGAGTCGTTGCCAATGGTGTTCCAGCTGGCTTAGGCAGTTACATTAGCTGGGACACGAAACTTGACGCCAAGATGGCCTTTGCCGTAATGGGTGTTAATGCCATGAAGGGCGTTGAAATTGGTGACGGTTTCAAAGCAGCTCACCGTTTTGGCAGTCAGGTCATGGATCCGATCGACTGGAAGAAAGACAAAGGTTTCTTCCGTGATTCCGATCATTTAGGTGGTTTTGAAGGTGGCATGACCAACGGGATGCCATTGATTATTAAAGCCGCTATGAAGCCGATCCCGACTTTATACAAGCCGTTAAAGAGCGTTGACATCAATACCAAGGTCATTAAAAAGGCTAATATTGAACGTTCTGATGTGACGGCAATCGTTCCGGCTTCGATCGTGGTTGAAAACGTGGTTGCGATTGAATTAGCAAAAGTAATTACCGAAACCTTTGATGGTAGCAACATGAAACGCTTGAAGAAGCAATTTAGTGATTACCGTAAAGAATTAAAGAACTTCTAAGGAAGTGAATGAATTATGACTTCAGTAGTAATTGGCCGGGCCAATGGCTTACATGGATCGTTAACAATCCCCGGTGATAAAAGTATTTCTCACTGTTCCGTAATCTTCGGTTCGATCAGTAAGGGTAAAACCGTAATTAACCACTTTTTAAAGTCAGCGGATTGTCTGTGTACGATCAAGGCCTTTCAGCAGATGGGGGTCAAGATTGCTAGTCATGGTGATCAGGTCGTGATCAACAGTCAGGGCATTGATCATCTGCACGCTCCTAAGACTAAGTTACAGATGGGTAATTCTGGGACGACGACCCGTTTAATCACGGGCTTACTTTCAGGACAGCCGTTTAATACCACGTTAGTTGGAGATGCTTCGCTGTCAAAACGACCCATGAAACGAATTTCGGTTCCGTTAAATAAGATGGGCGCCAAAGTCAAAACGACTCGACAGGGGACATTACCACTGGAAATCAACGGTGGTCAAAAGCTGCACGGCATTAATTATGTGATGCCTGTTGCCAGTGCCCAGGTCAAGAGCTCGATTATCTTAGCCGCAATTCAGGCTTCGACACCGACCAAGATTACCGAACCAATTTTTTCCCGTGATCATACGGAACGAATGCTAAAGAAATTCAGCCCAAATAGTATTAAGCGAAACGGTCATGACATCGTAATTACGCCTCATCAAGCTTTTACTAGCCAAACGATTGACGTTCCTGGTGATATATCATCAGCCGCTTACTTCATGGTGGCCGGTGCCATCGTTCCCGATTCAGAAATCTGTCTGAAGAACGTCGGTGTTAACCCAACCCGAACCGGATTAATTAAAGTCATGAAGCAGATGGGCGCTAATATTCAGCTCAAGAATCTCCATAACCGGGACTCTGAACCCGCTGCGGATATCATCGTTAAAAGTTCGAAGTTGCATCCGTGTCACATAACTGGTGATATTATTCCGGCTTTGATTGATGAAGTTCCGTTAGTGGCCTTGTTAGGTGCCTGTGCTGACGGTGTTACTAAAGTTACTGGCGCTCAGGAGTTACGATATAAGGAATCCAATCGTCTAGCAACCACGACTGAAGAACTACAGAAAATGGGCGTTAAGATCAAAGAATTACCTGATGGCTTCGTGATCGACGGCAGTCAGCCTTGGCAATCGAAGACGGATGATCTGGACAGTCATAATGATCACCGAATTGCTATGATGCTAGCTGTAGCGGCATTGATTGCTAAAGAACCCGTTAAGATTCATCATGCCGACAGTATTCGGATTTCATACCCAACCTTCTTTAAAGATTTGAAAAAATTAGAAAATAAATAATTTATAAATTATACGTAAAAGATCCCTAATCTTTAATG
This window encodes:
- a CDS encoding ABC transporter ATP-binding protein; this encodes MTKPRRQRRATHFWRTTWRLTKYMAPWKWPMALAAFAIMVSMFLQIIAPSILGDATTVIYSGIKKGHHLRMLGHSVPTLPIDYTKVGHILMIVAVMYAIAVLNSIIEQIIINYVSQKAVYSLRRDFKRKLEYLPVSFYDTHDNGDIMSRAINDMDDISTMIQSNVTQFLISIIMFVGVLFMMFKVSFTLTLVALCTIPLSGIVVWIVVPKSQQYFINQQYHLGLLNNQVEENFAGHDVIKTFNREDTVVNHFKKENERYYQSAWRAQFYSIFMFPITIFIKNLDYVFVAIIGGIEVINGSLPIGNVQAFLQYTNMFSEPITQLANLTSTIQYTIASAERIFQILDEPEMSTKQRDIPDDKTGDVVDFQHVNFRYLPDRPLIHNFNLAVKPGSTIAIVGPTGAGKSTMINLLEHFYDVDSGHIRINGVDTRNMTRPQLRKNMAMVLQATWLFKGTVFDNIKYGNLHATKQDVYKAAKLSHADDFISRLPDGYQTELNENATNISQGQRQLLTIARAFIANPKIMILDEATSSVDTKTESMIQEAMERLVQNRTSFVIAHRLSTIQNADDIIVMNHGHIVETGTHNELLKKHGFYYRLYNSQFAGVH
- the aroF gene encoding 3-deoxy-7-phosphoheptulonate synthase, producing the protein MIIQFKPNQEKMIAEVKKHFAGKTQVFVHKNNVGLVGVQPGDLTDTEKGAAKKVIMNHPRAIQGSRLFHPEDTVIKTKNSIISDSTFTLMAGPCSVDDHARTLRLAKATHAAGATVLRGGAFKPRTSPYSFQGMGETGLKYLREAADKNHMDVITEVMDPEHVPMVGKYTDIFQIGARNMQNFSLLRAVGKTRKPVMLKRGMCSTIDDLLNASEYIAAGGNHQIMLCERGIRTFDNKYTRNTLDVGAIPVLKKLTHYPVILDPSHAAGHTDIVMHEAMAGAAIGADGLMIEVHDDPKHALSDGPQALLPSQFKEVAKNAVEIHDIVK
- the aroB gene encoding 3-dehydroquinate synthase — protein: MKILNVKTPDGDYNILIHHGLLLKVGELVSERWKKRKIALISDDNVAPLYMADVKKQLEAHDFKVFTFVVPHGEQSKCLAELAKIIKGMAHDRFNRSDGVIALGGGVVGDLAGFVSATYMRGIDLIQIPTSFLAQVDSSVGGKTAIDLDDVKNLIGSFHQPDLVIIDPNDLKTLPKRDLVEGYGETLKVAALNGGAFWKFVQKVNQPSDLLKYASQLIEFAIKFKAIVVSHDEKESGERQILNLGHTIGHGVEALAHGKLRHGEAVSIGLVAICRIFESHQLSLKGMTDQIKHRLSVVGLPIHSKLVASPHLIDKIKNDKKNRDGYMNVIYLKDFGHPVIKALSISQINQSIQGLVKAHPDVY
- the aroD gene encoding type I 3-dehydroquinate dehydratase codes for the protein MKSLQVNNLTLSSSAPKIAVSIVAKDLKSLTQQLQQISVVKPDLVEWRIDSLTQMPDQDTVQTWLKKIHEQITPMPLIATFRTPGDGGNMRASEDQYFKLLRILSVNPLINILDVELHHDQKRVSSIVKRAHQHGIKIIMSNHDFKKVPANLAILDRMHRMQKLYADIAKVAVMPQSKTDVMRFMQTSLKADQCLDIPIVTMAMGDLGKLTRIAGSLTGSVITFGSMNTHIGSAPGQISVPTLRKVLKLFSK
- a CDS encoding MFS transporter; the protein is MKTKNFRLKLGLFLNYLVHGCGLIILTQNLDSLAKNWHSTLATASFILSGLGIGRILAYLIMGYISDKFSRKLTLMIGMFTYLIFFVVTPLNHSLVIAYGLAILAGIANSALDSATYPLFTELGSKSSSDNILIKAFMSVGEFSLPLLIIFLNAHQLWFGLSFLFPTVFLVFNIFNIITLKFPNVKKTEQVQSKSSVKLNKFSKTLVTAALLVYGYTSMGIMIWFTQWITIFAKKIQFSDWVSHFLLSAYSVGSIVGVITTFLVMRHFNVRNGWFLLSNLIGTVALIIVIISRIPAISMVASIVFGFSVAGGLMQIALNILLSIFPKHKGIFTAIYFIFGSIASFTVPIITGKFIGLGTQNILDGDVIMGLLGIISAIIVFLLFPKTSSLNQARLEINSIDNRLTKLLNKRFATVHFVGQLKKQQHLATEDKGREAQVLKGIGKMSKPQAISPYNQAIVQNIMNNSKKYEDFLKKNKNNK
- the aroC gene encoding chorismate synthase — protein: MNFITAGESHGPELTGIIEGIPSGLHIDVDEINRALRSRQGGYGRGNRQKIEHDKVIITGGVRHQMTIGSPIALRIKNIDHKHWSYIMDPNTPANSFNTLRRVTRPRPGHADLAGAMKYNHRDMRNVLERSSARETAMRVAIGNICEQLLKALGITVVGYVQSVGKIQADSKMPLNVKEIRGLIKNDMRVIDADKVEPLHKMIYKTRWAGDTLGGVIRVVANGVPAGLGSYISWDTKLDAKMAFAVMGVNAMKGVEIGDGFKAAHRFGSQVMDPIDWKKDKGFFRDSDHLGGFEGGMTNGMPLIIKAAMKPIPTLYKPLKSVDINTKVIKKANIERSDVTAIVPASIVVENVVAIELAKVITETFDGSNMKRLKKQFSDYRKELKNF
- the aroA gene encoding 3-phosphoshikimate 1-carboxyvinyltransferase yields the protein MTSVVIGRANGLHGSLTIPGDKSISHCSVIFGSISKGKTVINHFLKSADCLCTIKAFQQMGVKIASHGDQVVINSQGIDHLHAPKTKLQMGNSGTTTRLITGLLSGQPFNTTLVGDASLSKRPMKRISVPLNKMGAKVKTTRQGTLPLEINGGQKLHGINYVMPVASAQVKSSIILAAIQASTPTKITEPIFSRDHTERMLKKFSPNSIKRNGHDIVITPHQAFTSQTIDVPGDISSAAYFMVAGAIVPDSEICLKNVGVNPTRTGLIKVMKQMGANIQLKNLHNRDSEPAADIIVKSSKLHPCHITGDIIPALIDEVPLVALLGACADGVTKVTGAQELRYKESNRLATTTEELQKMGVKIKELPDGFVIDGSQPWQSKTDDLDSHNDHRIAMMLAVAALIAKEPVKIHHADSIRISYPTFFKDLKKLENK